In Rhizobiales bacterium NRL2, a genomic segment contains:
- a CDS encoding ATP synthase F1 subunit epsilon codes for MADKINFELVSPERLLATVEAEMVVVPGTEGNFAVMPGHMPLVSTLRPGALEIYEDDGGAPSARYFVAGGFAEVALDSFTVLAETAIPLEDLSRDHLDQEIQNAREDLEDAGDDEEKRTAIEEKLSQLEDIKGVLGSDTTMIP; via the coding sequence GTGGCCGACAAGATCAACTTCGAGCTGGTTTCGCCCGAGCGGCTGCTCGCCACGGTCGAGGCCGAGATGGTGGTGGTACCCGGCACCGAGGGCAATTTCGCTGTGATGCCCGGCCATATGCCGCTGGTGTCGACGCTGCGCCCTGGCGCGCTGGAGATCTACGAGGACGACGGTGGGGCGCCTTCCGCCCGCTATTTCGTCGCGGGCGGCTTTGCCGAAGTGGCGCTGGACAGCTTCACCGTCCTGGCCGAGACGGCGATCCCGCTGGAGGATCTCAGCCGCGATCACCTGGATCAGGAAATCCAGAACGCGCGCGAGGATCTTGAGGATGCCGGCGACGACGAGGAGAAGCGCACGGCGATCGAGGAGAAACTGTCGCAGCTGGAGGACATCAAGGGCGTCCTCGGCAGCGACACGACCATGATCCCCTGA
- a CDS encoding ATP synthase F1 subunit delta → MAADKSITAGIAGRYATALFDLAEEQNALDDVQRDLQTITSLLEESADLVKVVRSPVISRQDQARAMDAVLEAAGAGQTVRNFVGVVAQNRRLFALPGMIRAYNELLARHRGEVSASVTSAQPLSEEQRQKLSDTLKQAVGRDVNIETSVDEGLLGGMVVRVGSRMVDYSLATKLNSLRLSMKGVG, encoded by the coding sequence TTGGCTGCCGATAAATCGATTACAGCCGGCATCGCCGGACGATACGCGACGGCTCTGTTCGATCTCGCGGAAGAACAGAATGCGCTGGACGACGTACAGCGCGACCTGCAGACGATCACGAGCCTTCTCGAAGAGAGCGCGGATCTGGTGAAAGTGGTGCGGTCGCCCGTCATCAGCCGCCAGGATCAGGCCAGGGCGATGGACGCCGTTCTCGAGGCGGCCGGCGCTGGCCAGACGGTCAGGAATTTCGTCGGCGTGGTGGCGCAGAACCGCCGGCTGTTCGCGCTGCCGGGCATGATCCGCGCCTACAACGAGCTTCTGGCCCGGCACCGGGGCGAGGTTTCGGCCTCGGTCACCTCGGCCCAGCCGCTGAGCGAGGAGCAGCGCCAGAAGCTGTCCGATACGCTGAAGCAGGCGGTGGGACGGGACGTCAACATTGAAACCAGCGTGGACGAGGGGCTGCTCGGCGGCATGGTCGTCCGGGTCGGCTCCCGCATGGTCGACTACTCGCTGGCCACGAAACTCAACAGTCTACGGTTGTCGATGAAAGGGGTTGGATGA
- a CDS encoding F0F1 ATP synthase subunit gamma: protein MANLKALRGRITSVKSTQKITKAMNMVAAAKLRRAQDSVEASRPYAERMERVIGTLASGMEGRDDAPPLLAGTGADQRHLIVVATAERGLCGGFNANIAKRARAKIAELEEAGKDVQILCVGRKGRDALRRMHGRKIIDTIELAGVRNVGFEHASPIGQRLLKMFENDEFDVCHLIFSKFVSVLTQEPTVLRLIPAQVSGDVEPPDLEGAVYTYEPDEDQILRELLPRNISVQIFRGLLENAASEQGARMTAMDNATRNAGDMIDRLTLEYNRQRQAAITNELIEIISGAEAL, encoded by the coding sequence ATGGCCAATCTGAAAGCGCTGCGCGGCCGCATCACGTCGGTCAAGTCGACGCAGAAGATCACCAAGGCGATGAACATGGTCGCCGCGGCGAAACTGCGCCGCGCGCAGGACTCGGTCGAAGCCTCCCGGCCCTATGCCGAGCGGATGGAGCGTGTCATCGGCACGCTCGCCTCCGGCATGGAAGGCCGCGACGACGCACCGCCGCTGCTGGCAGGCACGGGCGCCGACCAGCGTCACCTGATCGTCGTCGCCACCGCCGAACGCGGTCTCTGCGGCGGCTTCAACGCCAACATCGCCAAGCGCGCCCGCGCCAAGATCGCCGAGCTCGAAGAAGCCGGCAAGGACGTGCAGATCCTCTGCGTGGGCCGCAAGGGCCGCGACGCGCTGCGCCGCATGCACGGCCGGAAGATCATCGACACGATCGAACTCGCGGGCGTACGCAATGTCGGCTTCGAGCACGCCAGCCCGATCGGCCAGCGCCTGCTGAAGATGTTCGAGAACGACGAGTTCGACGTCTGTCACCTGATCTTCTCGAAGTTCGTCTCCGTGCTGACGCAGGAGCCGACGGTGCTGCGGCTCATCCCCGCCCAGGTTTCCGGCGATGTCGAGCCGCCCGATCTCGAAGGCGCGGTCTACACCTACGAGCCCGACGAGGACCAGATCCTGCGCGAGCTGCTGCCGCGCAACATCTCGGTGCAGATCTTCCGCGGTCTGCTGGAGAACGCGGCCTCCGAACAGGGCGCGCGGATGACCGCGATGGACAACGCCACGCGCAATGCGGGCGACATGATCGACAGGCTGACGCTGGAGTACAACCGGCAGCGCCAGGCGGCGATCACGAACGAGCTTATTGAAATCATCTCCGGCGCCGAGGCGCTGTAG
- a CDS encoding F0F1 ATP synthase subunit beta: MATNVVGKVTQVLGAVVDVQFENELPAIMNALHTELDGKRLVLEVAQHLGESTVRTIAMDATEGMVRGQEVTDTGEAIMVPVGPKTLGRIINVVGEPIDERGEIGAEMTAPIHAEAPSFADQSTESEVLVTGIKVVDLLAPYAKGGKIGLFGGAGVGKTVLIMELINNVAKGHGGYSVFAGVGERTREGNDLYHEMIESGVIDLEGGNSKAALVYGQMNEPPGARARVALTGLTLAEYFRDQEGQDVLFFVDNIFRFTQAGSEVSALLGRIPSAVGYQPTLATDMGTLQERITSTNKGSITSVQAIYVPADDLTDPAPATSFSHLDATTVLSRQIAELGIYPAVDPLDSTSRILDPRVVGEEHYEVARRVQEVLQRYKALQDIIAILGMDELSEEDKLVVARARKMQRFLSQPFHVAEVFTNTPGVFVDLEETVRGFKEILEGKHDDLPENAFYMVGTIGEALDKAKKLAAEAA, from the coding sequence ATGGCTACCAATGTTGTCGGTAAGGTCACGCAGGTGTTGGGCGCGGTCGTCGACGTGCAGTTCGAGAACGAATTGCCGGCGATCATGAACGCGCTGCACACGGAACTGGACGGCAAGCGTCTGGTGCTCGAAGTGGCGCAGCATCTGGGCGAGAGCACTGTCCGCACCATCGCGATGGACGCCACCGAGGGCATGGTCCGCGGCCAGGAAGTGACCGACACTGGCGAGGCGATCATGGTGCCGGTGGGGCCGAAGACGCTGGGCCGCATCATCAATGTCGTCGGCGAGCCGATCGACGAGCGCGGAGAGATCGGCGCTGAGATGACGGCGCCCATCCATGCCGAAGCCCCGTCCTTCGCCGACCAGTCCACCGAGTCCGAGGTTCTGGTGACCGGCATCAAGGTCGTGGACCTTCTGGCGCCCTACGCCAAGGGCGGCAAGATTGGCCTGTTCGGCGGCGCGGGCGTGGGCAAGACCGTGCTGATCATGGAGCTGATCAACAACGTCGCGAAGGGCCATGGCGGCTATTCCGTCTTTGCCGGCGTCGGCGAGCGCACGCGCGAGGGCAACGACCTCTATCACGAGATGATCGAGTCGGGCGTTATCGACCTCGAGGGCGGCAACTCGAAAGCGGCGCTGGTCTATGGCCAGATGAACGAGCCGCCGGGCGCCCGCGCCCGCGTCGCCCTGACCGGCCTGACCCTGGCGGAATACTTCCGCGACCAGGAAGGCCAGGACGTGCTGTTCTTCGTCGACAACATCTTCCGCTTCACCCAGGCGGGCTCCGAGGTTTCGGCGCTGCTGGGCCGCATCCCCTCGGCGGTGGGCTATCAGCCGACGCTGGCCACCGACATGGGCACCCTGCAGGAGCGCATCACCTCCACCAACAAGGGCTCGATCACCTCGGTGCAGGCCATCTACGTGCCGGCCGACGACCTGACCGACCCGGCGCCGGCGACGTCCTTCTCGCATCTGGACGCCACCACGGTGCTGTCGCGTCAGATCGCGGAGCTGGGCATCTACCCGGCGGTGGACCCGCTCGATTCGACCTCGCGCATTCTCGATCCGCGCGTCGTCGGCGAGGAGCACTACGAGGTTGCCCGCCGGGTGCAGGAAGTGCTGCAGCGCTACAAGGCGCTGCAGGACATCATCGCCATTCTGGGCATGGACGAGCTCTCGGAAGAGGACAAGCTGGTCGTCGCCCGCGCGCGCAAGATGCAGCGTTTCCTGTCGCAGCCGTTCCACGTCGCCGAGGTCTTCACCAATACCCCGGGCGTCTTCGTGGACCTGGAAGAGACCGTCCGCGGCTTCAAGGAAATCCTGGAAGGCAAGCACGACGACCTGCCGGAGAACGCCTTCTACATGGTCGGCACCATCGGCGAGGCGCTGGACAAGGCGAAGAAGCTGGCCGCCGAGGCGGCGTAG
- a CDS encoding cobaltochelatase subunit CobT, whose protein sequence is MSKGKEPPTEPFKRAVAAALRAVAEERDAEVTYGPETPALRGKRVRLPVPSRRMEKAELAQIRGAADAFALKLKHHDAKVHRRNLPQGGTARAIYESIEQARVEAIGAKRMSGVAENLNAALEERCRVRGYGRLRDQSEAPLSEAVGFMLREALGVQPLPDDARNVLDLWRDELMEKAGGDVSELLDNLDDQEGFARAARQLIRDLGYMEDEPAEGEEDDQDSEEDNSEQQQQSEQESEDGSDQASEPQSAEQGDGDEGADEQGEQVQAAGEDEMEGDGEEAGKGKRPVYPDDFANDPERKQYRPFTTAFDEVIEATDLCDAEELSRLRGQLDQQLHSLQTVVAKLANRLQRRLMAKQNRSWEFDLEDGYLDTSRLARVVANPVLPLSYKMERDMDFRDTVVTLLIDNSGSMRGRPITVAAMCGDILARTLERCAVKVEILGFTTRAWKGGQSRESWLAAGKPPNPGRLNDLRHIVYKPADAPMRRARKNLGLMLREGLLKENIDGEALGWAHDRLMARPEQRRILMVISDGAPVDDSTLSVNAGNYLDRHLRQSIEWIEKNSPVELIAIGIGHDVTRYYRRAVTIVDAEQLGGAMMEKLAELFDDDTGAANPQPRRRRRTTGALVS, encoded by the coding sequence TTGAGCAAGGGCAAGGAACCACCGACCGAACCGTTCAAGCGCGCCGTCGCCGCCGCGCTGCGCGCCGTCGCCGAGGAGCGGGACGCGGAGGTCACCTATGGTCCGGAGACGCCCGCCCTCCGGGGCAAGCGCGTGCGCCTGCCCGTGCCCAGTCGCCGCATGGAAAAGGCCGAGCTGGCCCAGATCCGCGGCGCCGCCGACGCCTTCGCGCTGAAGCTGAAACATCACGATGCCAAGGTGCACCGGCGCAACCTGCCCCAGGGCGGCACCGCGCGCGCGATCTACGAGAGCATCGAGCAGGCCCGCGTCGAGGCGATCGGCGCGAAACGCATGTCTGGCGTGGCGGAAAACCTGAACGCCGCGCTGGAGGAGCGCTGCCGCGTGCGCGGCTACGGCCGTCTGCGCGACCAGTCCGAGGCCCCGCTCTCCGAGGCGGTGGGCTTCATGCTGCGTGAGGCGCTGGGTGTCCAGCCCCTGCCCGACGATGCGCGCAACGTGCTCGACCTGTGGCGCGACGAGCTGATGGAGAAGGCCGGCGGCGACGTCTCCGAGCTTCTCGACAATCTCGACGACCAGGAAGGCTTCGCCAGGGCCGCGCGGCAGCTGATCCGCGATCTCGGCTACATGGAGGACGAGCCCGCCGAAGGCGAGGAGGACGATCAGGACTCCGAAGAGGACAACAGCGAACAGCAGCAGCAGTCGGAGCAGGAAAGCGAAGACGGCAGCGATCAGGCCTCCGAGCCCCAGTCCGCCGAGCAGGGCGACGGCGACGAGGGCGCCGACGAGCAGGGCGAGCAGGTCCAGGCCGCCGGCGAGGACGAGATGGAGGGCGACGGCGAGGAGGCCGGCAAGGGCAAGCGCCCGGTCTATCCGGACGATTTCGCCAACGACCCCGAGCGCAAGCAGTACCGCCCCTTCACCACCGCCTTCGACGAGGTGATCGAGGCCACCGACCTCTGCGACGCCGAGGAACTCAGCCGTCTGCGCGGCCAGCTCGACCAGCAGCTCCACAGCCTGCAGACGGTCGTCGCCAAGCTGGCCAACCGCCTGCAGCGCCGCCTGATGGCGAAGCAGAACCGCTCCTGGGAGTTCGACCTGGAGGACGGCTATCTCGACACCTCGCGGCTGGCCCGCGTGGTCGCCAACCCGGTCCTGCCGCTGAGCTACAAGATGGAGCGGGACATGGATTTCCGCGACACGGTGGTGACCCTGCTGATCGACAATTCCGGCTCCATGCGCGGCCGCCCGATCACGGTCGCGGCCATGTGCGGCGACATCCTGGCGCGCACGCTGGAGCGCTGCGCGGTGAAGGTCGAGATCCTGGGCTTCACCACGCGCGCCTGGAAGGGCGGGCAGTCGCGGGAAAGCTGGCTGGCGGCCGGCAAGCCGCCCAACCCGGGCCGGCTGAACGACCTGCGCCACATCGTCTACAAGCCGGCCGACGCGCCCATGCGACGGGCGCGCAAGAACCTCGGCCTGATGCTGCGCGAGGGGCTGCTGAAGGAGAACATCGACGGCGAGGCGCTTGGCTGGGCGCATGACCGCCTGATGGCGCGGCCGGAGCAGCGGCGCATCCTGATGGTCATCTCCGACGGCGCCCCGGTCGACGATTCCACGCTTTCGGTGAACGCAGGCAACTACCTCGACCGCCACCTGCGCCAGAGCATCGAATGGATCGAGAAGAACTCGCCGGTCGAACTCATCGCCATCGGCATCGGCCATGACGTGACCCGCTACTATCGCCGGGCCGTCACCATCGTCGACGCCGAGCAGCTCGGCGGCGCGATGATGGAGAAGCTGGCGGAACTGTTCGATGACGACACGGGGGCCGCAAACCCGCAGCCCCGCCGCCGGCGCAGGACCACGGGCGCGCTGGTTTCCTGA